The Sphingobacterium lactis sequence ACGCGTTCAAGTTGTTCTTGACGTTCCTTTTGTTCAGCACGATATTGATGGCACCGCCCAACAGGTCTCCGGAAAGATGTGCCGGGAGGACACCTTTGTAAACTTCGATCCGTTCGATCATGGCCGGCGGGATGTTATTGAGGTTAAAGGAGGCACCATACGTGGAAATCTCGATACCATCCACGAAAATGCCGACCGAACGACCGGTCATTCCGTTCAGGTTGTACTGCACTTCAGCACCGACACCGCCACTCTGCCGCACACGGACACCTACTGTCCGGTCTAATAACTCATTGGTCTGCACATTACGTGTTGCCGCCTCTTGGGTTTCAATGACGTTGACCGCAAAACCACTTGTTTCAATCTTCCGCTTTTCCGTTTTCCCTTCCACTCGAACTTCTTCCAATCCAATATCTCCGCGAAGCTCCAATGCTATCGGCAAAACGTGCATCCGGCTCTCCACCAGCACTGGCAGACGTTTCGGTTGTATTTCAACAGAAGTGACCACAATGTGCTGCTGCCCATACGGCACTTCCTTTAATTCATAACCACCATCTTCATTGGTCACTGACACAATCTTAGTCCCTTCCAAACGGACCGTTGCTTTGGCAATGGCCTTACCTCCTGTAGATTGCACCTTCCCCCGGATTGTAGCCGTTTGCCCAAAAACTAACGTACAGGTTAATAAAAATAATAGGATGAGGTAAAAATGTTTCATTATTCCAGATTAATACACTACTTTTGAAGTTCTTTAGAACAAGTCTAAATAAATACTGCTGCAAAACTAGAATTATTCTAAATAGCAAAATGACGCAATCAGAAAAAAAGATTTCACAATCGGAAATATTACCACCTTCTTCCCTAGAACCTGCTAGAAATATGCAGGAATTGGGTACTCAGCTGTATTTTACGGTGCTGAAAGGTAGGCAACGGTTCCGCTTTACCTCGCCGATTGATGGTTATCTGAATTTCTTGCTGGATGAAGATTCCAACCATTGCAGTGTGGTCATCGCTAACCAGGATTACCTCGTGCAAGCCGGCGAAAACATCCTATTTCATCTGAAGAAAGGCGATCAAATGGAGCTGAAGAGTATCAATTCAGACAACAACATGTTACTGATGCTCATTCCAAGCGATAAATTCCCAGCATACCACGATAAATACCAAGCAGATGAAACACGATTCCGCAACGGGATGCTCACCAAGGCGGATAAACGGATTGGGTTGGCACTCCAACAGATCTTTCACCTGTACCTTGCCGATTCCTACCTCAATCAACTGAAGATTCAATCCCTTATGTTGGATATTATCATCCACCAGGTGGAAACCCTTTACGTGGAGAATGAAAATAAGGAGATCTTGGTCAACAAGACCCACTTTGATAAAATCCAGCTGGCTAAAAAAATGATCGAAGAGGATCTCAGCCGCAACCACACCATATCCGAATTGGCAAAAGCCGTGGGTACCAATGAGCAGTACCTCAAGAAGCATTTTAAGCAGTATTATGGGAAAACAGTCATGAATTTCATTACGGAGATGAAAATGGAGCATGCCAAGCGCTTGATCATGATGGGGAAATACAGGATTTCCGATGTCGCTCGAATGACGGGATATAAGCACTCAACTCATTTTACGACCGCCTTCAAGAAATATTTCGGGATTATCCCCAATTCCCTACGCTATTCTTTCTTGGTTGCGCATGAAGGTATTTTGGCGATTCCAGATTTGATTTCTTCGTTTACCGTATAACTGAATACAGCAGGCACAATAAACATAAAGAGGCCCACGCTACTACACGTGGGCCTCTCCTATTCTTTACGGCTGTACGCTTAGTTAAACTTCCAGCGAACAAAAGCTTCGATTGCTTCGTAATTTGCCAATCCCAATTGGTGGTAAAGGCCAGCAGTCTCACTCGTACGGTCTTCCGCGCGCACCCAGAATTCTCTTGGATCATCTCCTGGGAAAACAGGTAGATCCTTCTGTGATTGGTGCTTGAAGATCGCCAGACGCTTGCGTTTCACTTCCTGTGGAGAAAGCGGAACGGCCATTTCGATATCATGGATTGGGTATTCATGCCATGCGCCACGGTATAACCACAACCAACAGTCTTTCGTCCATTCGTCGGTTTCACGAAGGCGCATCAAAGCTTCAAGGATAATATCGAAACATACCTTATGCGTTCCGTGCGGATCAGCGAAATCTCCTGCGGCAAATACCTGCTCAGGTTTAACCTCGCGCAACAGGGCCATGGTCTGTTGAATATCATCTTCAAAATCCACTTCTTTGGAGAATTTTCCACGATCGTAGAACGGAAGGTCCATAAAATGGATATTTTCGTCCGGAAGGCCCACAAAACGAGCACCGGCAATGGCTTCACCCTTACGGATCAGGCCTTTGATGGTACGGATAATTTCCGGATCAACCTGATTGGGTTGTTTTACCTTGAAGAATGCACGTGCTTCATCGTAAATATTACGTGTAATGCCGTTATCATCCTCAATGGCAACCGCGAAATCCTGAACAAATTCCAGATAACGAAGGACATCATCGTCCCATACGGCTGTATTTCCGGATGTTTGGTACGCCACGTGCACATTGTGCCCTTGATCCGCCAAGCGGATAAAGGTACCACCCATGGAAATGACATCATCGTCTGGGTGCGGTGAAAACAGAATGACGTTCTTATGTGCTGGTTCAGCACGCTCTGGACGGTTTGAATCGTCCACACCTGGCTTACCACCTGGCCAACCGGTAATCGTACGCTGCAATTCGTTGAAAATGCGGATGTTGATGCTGTATGCAGGACCCTGCTCGGTAATCAACTGCGCCATACCGTTGTTGTTGTAGTCGTCATCCGTAAGCTTCAGGATGGCTTTATCCAAGTGAAGGGATAACCATACCACGGCTTTCTTTACCAATTTGTCTTCCCAAACCACATCGTGCGCCAACCAAGGCAGGTTGAAGCGTGTCAGTGCGGATGCAGCATCCTTATCCAGGACAAACTCCACATTGTCTGACATCTGCAGATAGGTTGCTGGAATATCGGAAGAGATTTCGCCTTCGACAGCTTTCTTCACGATTTCTGCTTTCTTCTCGTTCCAGGCCATCAATACAATTTCCTTGGCTTTGAAAATTGTACCTACTCCCATGGTAATCGCTTTTGTCGGTACGTTTTCCTTTCCCCCGAAATCGCGTGAAGCGTCTCTACGGGTAAGGTCATCTAAGGTTACCAAGCGAGTACCGGAGTTTGGCGCAGATCCCGGTTCGTTAAAACCGATGTGACCTGTACGTCCAATACCTAAAATCTGAATATCCAATCCCCCAAGGTTGGAGATCTTCTGTTCGTATGCAATACAGAAAGCCTGCACATCTTCAGGTGCTAACGTACCATCAGGAATGTTGATATTCTCCTGTGGAATGTTGACATGGCCGAACAGATGCTTTTCCATAAACGCAACATAACTCTGCTCTGCAGTGGGTTGCATTGGGTAGTACTCATCCAAGTTGAAGGTTACAACGTTCTCAAAACTCAAGCCCTCTTCCTTATGAAGACGGACCAATTCTTTGTAAACCTTAATGGGTGTAGCACCGGTTGCAAGGCCTAGGACTGCCTTTTCCCCTTTCGCCTGCTTATCCTGGATGATACCGGCGATGCGTTGAGCAACTTTAACAGATGCCTCATCTTGTGAGGGGTAAACCGTAACGGGAACTTTCTCAAAACGGGTTTCCTCTAATAAATTTAATCTTGCCATTTAAAATGAAAAATACCTTAGTGAGCCTCAAATTTAACAATTTATTAGGCTGAGCGCATAAAAAATGCAACTTCTTTTTATGAATGTAGCTTTCACTGATGAAAATCATAACCATGTAAACTTTTTTATTCAATAATTAGCTAATTTATACGTTATACCTAAATGAACAGGTGCGCACGTTATCATCGCACTTATTTTACAAATAAAATCTACTAGACCAGTAGTTTATTTTTACATTTGTACAAACGACAGCATGAACATGAAGAAATTACTCCTATTGATAATCTGCCTACCTACCTTTCTTTTCGCACAGACGAAAGAAGAATTGATCAATCAGGTAAAGGCAAACCCGGCTGACAAGAACAGCATCCGCATCATACAAAAGGTTGGCGGTTACTTCCCGGATTACAATGAACTGAACACCTTGTTTAAGGGGTTGGATAAGAAAGTCCGAAAATCCACCGAAGGCAAGATTTTCGAACGTTATCTGGATGCACTCAAGAATACAATGGTCGGCAAAAAGGCGCCGAGCATAACGCAGTTTGATCTGAATGGGGATCCTTATTCCCTTTCCGACCTGAAGGGCAAGTATGTCCTGATTGATTTTTGGGCATCCTGGTGTCCGCCATGTCGGGAGGAAAATCCCAAACTGGTGAAAACATATGCTGAATTCAAGGACAAGAATTTTGAGATATTGGGTGTATCCTTCGATAAGGAATTCACCGCTTGGGAAAAAGCCATTAAGGACGATAACCTGACATGGAAACATGTTTCCGACCTGCAGGGTTGGAACAACTCCGCCGGGCAATCCTACGGTGTCAAGGCGATACCGCAGAATCTGCTGGTGGATCCAGAGGGCAAGGTGATCGCCAGGAACCTCCATGGGGAAGAGCTGAATGCGAAACTCCGCGAACTCCTGAAGTAAAATAAATTTGGCGAACGGAACTTCGGCCCGTAACCCAACAAAAAAAGACCGCTTATGCCCAGGTGCACAAGCGGTCTTTTTATATATTCAGTAATGAATTAATCCAATTTATAAGCCACCACGCTATTGTTCAAGAACGTTGGGACATACAAGATCTTCTCTTTCTGGTTGTATCCTAAATCAGCTGTTTTCATCTTATCGCGTACATCCAGCAATTGTGTGACCGTACCGTCCGCTTTGATATGATAGATCAGCCCGCCCCAACAGGTCACTAAAAAGCTCCCATCACCAACAGGCTCCAAGCCGTCTCCGCCCAAGGCCAATCCTTTGGCAATTACCGTTTTGTTCTTATTGTTATCTATCTTCCACAATTCGGGACCCGCCATGGCATATAACGAACCGTTCACCACGCGCAAGCCATTCACATCTTTCACATCCTTCATGAATAAGCTCGATTTCCCATTATGGATCAGATGGATCTCCCCTTTGCGGGTATCGGATACATAGACCTTACCGTTATCATCCACCGTGACATCATTCAAGAAAACAGACTCCGGAACCTTAACCTGATTGATCACATTTCCGGTCACTACATCAATCACCACTACCTCATCGATATCTGCTACATACAGCAGGTCTTTGTAGAGCGCCATCCCTTTCGGGGCATTCAATCCCTGAACCCAGGTCGCATCTTTCATGGTGCCATCCATGTTCAGTATAGCGACGCCACCCTTGCCATCCTTGGCACTGCCGTCACCATCGATCAAAGAAACATATAATGCCGATTGTCCGGGCACATAAAGTACCGATTCTGGCGTTGGAAGTTGCTCCGTGGATTCCCACAGCTGCGTTAATTTACTTTGGCTGAAACCGACTAGGGAGGTACAGGCTAATACAAGAGTTAAAATGCTCGTTTTCATAGTTAACTTATTATTTCACAAACTGTTAATTAATAAATATAACATTTTTTGAGCCATATTGTTAGAAATTAGTGTATAATTCCTTAATTTTCCGCTTCTTTCAATTCTAAACTTAATACTAAGACGAAACGAAATATGAAGCCATTCCTGGATGATAACTTCCTCCTGCAGAGCAGCATTGCGGAAGAGCTGTACCACAACTACGCAAAAGACCTGCCCATTATCGACTACCACAATCACCTGCCTCCGCAAGAGGTTGCCGAGAACAAAAAGTTCAAGAACATCACGGAGATCTGGTTACAGGGTGATCATTACAAATGGCGGGCCATGCGTGCGAACGGCATTCCTGAGGAATACATTACAGGCCAAGCTTCGGATCGGGATAAATTCCGCCAATGGTCGGAAACTGTTCCCTATACCCTTCGAAACCCCTTATACCACTGGACTCACCTGGAACTGCAACGCTATTTCGGCGTCCATGACCTGCTGGGACCGGATACGGCCGATAACATATTCGACCGCGCAACATCCATGCTGCAGGATGAGCAGATGCGTGTCCATGGCTTGCTCGAACAGATGAAGGTCGAAGTGATCTGTACGACGGACGATCCCATCGATTCCCTGGAATACCATCAGGCCTACAACGAGAAGCCGGGAAACTTTGCCATGTATCCCGCTTTCCGGCCGGACAAGGCGATGAGTCCGGAAATCCCCGAAGTCTTCAACACCTATGTGGAAAAATTAGCCGCGGCTTCCAACAGCGATATCAATACCTTCCAGCATTACCTGGATGCGCTGAAATCACGGCATGACTTTTTTGCAGCTCAAGGTTGCTGCGTGTCGGATCATGGCTTGAGCCACCTCTATGCCGATGATTATACAGCAACGGAAATCGCTGCGATCTTCGATCAGGTCCGCTCTGGAAAAACGTTAAATACAGATCAACTCAATAAATTCAAATCGGCGATGCTCGTTCAGTTCGCAGAATGGGATCACGAAAAGAATTGGGTTCAGCAATTCCATGTCGGCGCCTTCCGAAACACCAATACCGGTGCACTACAGAAATTGGGTCCCGATACGGGGTTCGATAGCATTGGCGATTATCGACAGGGCGATGGCTTAGTGAAGTTCTTGGGAAAAATGGCGGAAAAGGACCAACTCGGCAAGACCATCCTCTACAATTTGAATGCTGCGGATAACGATCTTTTTGCGGCCATGGCCGGTAACTTTAATGATGGGAGTATTGCCGGGAAGATGCAGTACGGGTCGGCATGGTGGTTCCATGATCAAAAGGATGGCATGACCAAGCAGATCAACAGCCTATCCAATATCGGATTGATCAGCAGGTTTGTCGGCATGTTGACCGATTCGAGGAGTTTTCTATCCTTCCCGCGACATGAATATTTCCGCAGATTGCTCTGCAACATCTTTGCCGAAGATGTTGTCAACGGAGAATTGCCTAACGACACCAAATGGATCGGGAAAATAATCCAGGACATCTGTTATTATAACGCCAAGGCCTACTTCCCCTTTCCCAAAAAGTAAGGTTATGTACTGGCGATATTGAGCCATTTCGGAACAGGTGGTGCCTCAAAGGATTCCATCTGTTCCAATAGATCTTCGATATTATCGGAATGGAGAATCATCTTTTGGTTTTCTGCTTTTAACAGGCCTGTATCGACCATGTGCTGTATAAAGTTGATCAGGTGATCATAGAAGCCATCTACATTCAAGATGCCGATAGGCTTTTTATGCAGACCTAGCTGTCCCCAGGTGGTCATCTCGAACAATTCTTCCATGGTACCAAATCCGCCGGGCAATGCGATTACGCCATCACAGAGGTTATTCATCTTTGTCTTGCGCTCATGCATGGTATCCACCTCGATCAACTCCGTGATTCCGGTGTGCCCGATTTCCTTGCTGTTCAGGAATTTGGGGATGACCCCAACGACCGAACCGCCATGCGCCATAACCGAATCGGCCACCGCACCCATCAGCCCGACACGCCCACCACCAAATACCAACCGAATGCCACGCTCCACGAAAACCTGACCCACAACTTTCGCCGCTTCTACGAAGCTCGGACCGTGCCCCGGACTCGAAGCACAGAAAACAACAATGTTCTTTAATTTCATACCGAAAGGTAACGATAAGAAATTAATTTACCAGCCCCATCATAAAAATTCCCAACCCCAAACAAAATCTTTCCCCCACAATCATAACCCCCTCGAGCTCACCCACCCAACAACACCCTTCATAGGTCTTAAAGCTTCACTCTAAACAACCTCATGATATCACAAATCTCAAATCTCACTTCTCATATCTAATCTTAATACTTAATTCTAACTACTAAATACTTTAAAAACCCATGATATCGCAAATCTCAAATCTTACATCTCATATCTAATCTTAATACTTAATTCTAACTACTAAATACTAAACAAAAGCCCCCATAATCACTACGGAGGCTTTAACTTAACTAAACATTGAAACAAATATTGTTATTGCGATACGCGATCTTTCTCTTCATTTCTGGAGTCACTCTTCCGGATCTGCTGTTTCAGGTTTCCGAATTTGTAGGTATAGGTCAAGCGTACAGTCTGTCTGTCGTTGTACTGACGGATCTTGGACTGGAACTCATTGAAGTTAGTCGTCAGGTTATTCCGATTGCTTCTGAATACATCGGTCACGGCCAGCTTCAAGGAGCTCTTCTGGTCTTTGAAATTGTAGTTGGCGCCGATATCTACCCCGATCCGTGCATGGATCTTGAACAGGTTATACACAAATGGTGTATTTCCATTGATGGTGGCTTCTGCCGACCACTGCTGGCCCAACCTGAAATTGTGGTAACTGTTCCCTTGGATAAAGAAGGATCCCTTGTCGATCTCATATCCAGCAATTGGCCCTTTAAAGTGCATATAGAGCGCCGTAATGTTGTTGTTCATCGTCCAGAACTTACCCACGCGGTAAGGGATATTCATGTTCAGGTAAGATGTTACGGATTTTCCAAGGTTTTCCTTCGTCACCCAAGTACGGATAGAATCCTGACCCATACTTTCCACGATGGCATCGTTCGTAATGTCGGTACCCAGGGTAAAGTTGAACATCTTCATCAGGGTATAGTTCAGGGAGAACCCATGGGTGTACTGGGGATTCACGTATGGATTACCCAACTGATACGTCAATTTATCGATATAATACCGGAAAGGATTCAGCGAACGGTAATTCGGACGGCTTACCTTCTTGGCATAACTTAACGATAGGATATGGTTCTCATTGATGTTGTAACCAATATTTGCCGAAGGGAAAAAGTCCAGATAATCGCGTTTTACGGTTGAGTTGTTCGTGACCAAGTTTCCATCAGAGATGGTGTATTCGGCACGGACACCTACTTTTGCAGACCATTTTTTTCCCAATGGGCGGCTATAGTCCACATATCCTGCCGAAATCTGCTCGGTATAGATAAAATGGTTGGTCCGGTCCTCGACATTCTCCCAAGTGGAACCCACCAGCCGCTCGAACATCATGTTGTTGTCTGATTTGACATTACTGTATTTCAATCCCGCTTCAAGACTTCCCTTCTTCAACGGTTTGATATAATCCAACTTCCCTACATAAATATCGATATCTGTAGGCATGTTGCTATGCTCTCGTTCCTCAGGGTAGAACAGTGCCCCGGTATTCGGATGTTCCGTGCGGTACACGTAATCCATGTCCGAACGGTTCTTAAACAAACTGTAGTCCAGATCCAGGGTTAATTTTGATCCCAAGGTATCGATCTTATACTCGTTGTTCAGGTTGAACGATATGCGGCCAAAGCTCATATCCACAATGCTCGGCGAACGTAGCACCGTATCAATCGTCGTCGGTGTGAATCCGATATTGGTGATACTGTTGTTATTTGCATCCTCCAGGTAATTATTTCCGGACACCTGGAACATCAGGGTATTGCTGTTGGAGGTCTTCTGCTCCACGCCTACACGGAAGGTGTGGGATTGGTTCTTCTCGATCATGTCAGCTTCCTGATTGAAATAAGTGGTCCGCTCCTTCCCCGCGATATCACGGATGATGTCAAGTTCATTGATTTCCTTGTTGTTCGTATAGGCATAGGACCCAAAAAGGGTGGTATTTTTCTTTTTATAGTTCAATGCAAGGGAGCTGTTCCCGCGGAAGTACTTTCCATGACCGGCACTGGCCACAAAGCTCCCGTTGAAACCCTCGGTATTGTTCTTCTTCAATACGATATTGATGGTACCAATGGCTCCTTCGGCATCATCCTTTGCCTGTCTGGTCGTTGTGACTTCCACACTCTTAATCTGTGCGGCATCGGTAGACTTCAGAAAGGTCGCCAGTTGCTCTCCGGACATGTAGGTCAGGCGTCCATCGATCGTCACGTTTACGCCCTGTTGTCCCATTAGCTGCAGGTTATCGTCCTTATCGACGCTCACGCCCGGTGCACGTTTCACCACCTCCAGCGCATTGTTGCCGGCGGCCAGTGTCGAGTTCTCCACGTTCAACACCAGCTTCCCATTCACATTCTTTACCGTTGGCATTTGGCCCTGCACGGTCACGGTTTCAATCGTTTGGCTGGCCGGTAAAAGTTTGATGTCTTCCACGGTGACCAACTTGTCGTCCAGGTCAAAGGCAGCAGAACGGGCCTTGCCGTAGCCCACGGACGTCACCTCAATATAATAATTTCCTTTCGGCGCTTTTAGGATGGTATAAGCGCCATTCTCGTCCGTTACGGCACTTTTGATCAGCACATTGCCCGTGCTGGACATCAGGTAAACCGATGCGGAAGCTACCGGTTGATTTTCCGGGTTGACGACTTTTCCTTTTATATCTGCATCCTGTGCACGTGCTGCCGCGTAGGAGTGATTTAGTAGTGATGCTACATACAGGATTAGGATTGCGATAATACGTCCCATTTCTTTTCTTGGTTAGATTGTTTAATTGTTAATATTTGGTTTGGATTTTGTCTTATGCTCTGCTGTCCGCGGCGGATGACTCACCATCCCCCGCTGCAGCTTCGCTATTTTCTTTTTTCTTTTCTTTTTCTAGTTCCTTCGCCTCTTTTTCTAAGTCCTCAGCACGTTCCTTCGCTTCTTTCGCACGCTTTTCAGCATCTTCCTTCGCATCTTCCAATGCTTTTTCTTTTTCCTCTTTCAACTTCGCCACACATTTCAGCCCATCTTTTGTCATGGTGAATTCCGCATATTTCGCTTCATCATTCACCCGGCAATCGTACGCCCAGATATCACGGACTTTATAATCCAGATCCCGGTTCAGCATCACCGTTGTCCCAACCGGCAGATAAACGACCATCTGCACCCTTTGGTCTCGGATCAACTGCTTTTCCTGCAGGGCAAAATGACTGTCGAACAAGATATTCTCACCATTCTGCACAACTTGGTACTTTATCTTAGATGCACGAGCGGACGCATCTCCATAAGAATTTCCTTTCGCTTGGTAATTATATTGCAAATAAGGTGCTTTTAGGGAGTCCAAGGGTTCGAAACGGATACCGATGTCATCACGCAGGTGGTTGCCAATCAAGCCATATTTCCCAAGGTTCAGATTTTTCTTGCTGAACTCCTCATCCGAGGTCTTGATGACGCGAACATCATTCATCGACAGGATGTAGGTATCCTTTTTCTCCAGCGGTTTCTCCACGGAAATTGTACTCTCCTCGATAAAATCCTGATTCGTGACGATCACAAAATAGAGGATCATCACAATGGACCCTACCCAGGCAGCCCACAGGGACATACTTGCATAGTTGTTCATCGGGTTTGATTTGAACACTACACGCAGCATAATGAAGAACAGGGCCAGGAATGGAATGCCCACCGCCAATGTTCCGGCCAACAAGGCAAAAAAGCCAGATGTGGAATCCATGATTTCCAATGGCGGGAAGAAGATTGGGTTCTGATAGCCCATCAGGTTCAGCGCATTGAAAACAAAGAATATAAAGATCCCCACAACGTTCAATCCGGCAAAGATCAACAACAGCACGGCGAGAACCTTTCCAATGACCGAGAAAATGCGGCCCAATGAGTCGCCAACCGAGCGAGCGCCTCGATTAAAATGCTCGCCGGCCCCCGAAAAATTTTCGCGCACCCCCTTCATTTCCTCATCGAAGGATTTTTTGAAATTCTGCAGATTGGGTTGTTCGCCACGCATCGCTAATCTATCCGCGCGGGTGATCGCCTTCGGCATCACCGCCATCAATACAAAGTACAACAGCACACCTGATCCACCGAATAGGAAGAAAAGGACAAAGATAATCCGCACCCATTTCGCTTCGATGTTGAAGTAATGGCCCAAGCCACTACATACCCCACCGATAATCTTATCGTCCGGATCGCGCATCAATTTCTTGGACGTCAGGTATTCCGTAAAGGAAGGTTCCGAATCCACTTTTTGCTCCTCCGCTTGGGCTTCACCACCAAGTGCAGGTTCCTCAGGTTGAGGTTCCGAGCTGAAGGCAGCCTGTGCCGAAGCAGGTTCTTCCACACGCGGTTCTTCACTGAACTCCGATTCAAAGTCGCTCACACGACCCATCTGTGCAATCACCTGATCTACATCCTCCCGATTGATCACCTCCTTACGGCCAGTTTGGATACGCTCCGAAAACATCTCCGCAATACGGTTCTCGATATCCTCTAGGATCTCCCGGCTATCCTCCGATTTACCAAAGTGTCGCTTGATTTCGATCATATACGATCGAAGGGTTTCATAGGCATCCTCCTCAATGTGGAAAACGATGCTATTTATATTGATAATTATGGTCTTGTTCATGATTCTATGTTAGTTAAATGGTTGACGTTGATTATAATTCTCGATTCTGCAAGGATGTCTCCACTGCGAAAAGCAATTCTTTCCAGGTCACATCCAACTTCTTCAGCACCTCCATCCCTTCGGCGGTGATCTGATAATATTTACGCGGTGGCCCTGATGTCGACTCTTTCCAGCTATAACTCAACAGACCGTTATTCTTCAATCTGGTAAGCAATGGATATAAAGTACCCTCAACCACCAACAGCTCAGCTTTCTTCAATTCGCTGATTATGTCTGAGGCATATATTTCTCCCCGAGAAATAATGGATAGAATACAGTATTCCAGTATTCCCTTCCTCATTTGGGTTTGTGTATTTTCAGCTATCATAACAATACAAAGATATATCCTTTGGACAGTACTTTGCAATACATAGTACTATATTTTTTGACAATATTTTTCCAACACACTGATTTTCAGTGCAATAATTTTTCAATGTCATTTTAGGATCGCTAGATTTACGCAAAAAAAAGAGCTATATACTTTTTATTCTGACAATTAAATCCGACTTTTATCCATAATGAATTGGATTATAAATTACGCCTGGGCCATACTTTGGGCAATCATCATGATGGTCCTTCTGTTACTTCCTCCGAACAACCTCCCTTCCGTTGGGTATTTCCCAGGATTCGATAAACTGGTGCATACCGGATGTTTTTACCTCCTGACTACCTTGATCATCTTCGGTCGCGTTGTGGATACGAAAAGGAGAGCGACAAAATTGAAGACATTTATTATTGTCTTCTGTGTGGCATCCGTGTTTGCATTCATGACAGAAGCCGCCCAGATGTATTTCACAAAAACCAGACAGGCCGATTGGCATGATATTTTTGCAGATTACGTAGGTATCGGTATGGCCCTGTTCAGTTATCTATTGCTTTACAACAGAAAATTTCAGTACTAACGGCGTTAGGCTTTGGCAATGGTCAGGATGGAGACCCTGCATTGCGGAAAAGCTTCCTTAACACATTCCACTGCGGCGCATAAGGTTGCCCCGGTCGTGAAGACATCGTCCACGATCAGGATATGCTGATCGGAGATAGCATCCAAGTGGCGGCATTCGAAGATATTCTCCACATTCTGTGCCCTTTCCACCCGGGATAGACGCGTCTGACTCTTGTGATGTATCCGCCTGTATAGCAAATTCAAATCAATCGGTTTTTCCATGCTCCGACTCAACCCTTTGCAGATGTATTCACATTGGTTGTAGCCCCGCTTTGCCCGCCGGTCCGGATGCAGGGGAATGGGCACCAAAACATGGACCGCCTCAAAAACACATGCTTTCTGTAAAATATGTCCGTACATCTCCCCCAGTCGTTCCCCAACCTGAGGATGATTCTTATATT is a genomic window containing:
- a CDS encoding TIGR00730 family Rossman fold protein, with the translated sequence MKLKNIVVFCASSPGHGPSFVEAAKVVGQVFVERGIRLVFGGGRVGLMGAVADSVMAHGGSVVGVIPKFLNSKEIGHTGITELIEVDTMHERKTKMNNLCDGVIALPGGFGTMEELFEMTTWGQLGLHKKPIGILNVDGFYDHLINFIQHMVDTGLLKAENQKMILHSDNIEDLLEQMESFEAPPVPKWLNIAST
- a CDS encoding outer membrane beta-barrel family protein → MGRIIAILILYVASLLNHSYAAARAQDADIKGKVVNPENQPVASASVYLMSSTGNVLIKSAVTDENGAYTILKAPKGNYYIEVTSVGYGKARSAAFDLDDKLVTVEDIKLLPASQTIETVTVQGQMPTVKNVNGKLVLNVENSTLAAGNNALEVVKRAPGVSVDKDDNLQLMGQQGVNVTIDGRLTYMSGEQLATFLKSTDAAQIKSVEVTTTRQAKDDAEGAIGTINIVLKKNNTEGFNGSFVASAGHGKYFRGNSSLALNYKKKNTTLFGSYAYTNNKEINELDIIRDIAGKERTTYFNQEADMIEKNQSHTFRVGVEQKTSNSNTLMFQVSGNNYLEDANNNSITNIGFTPTTIDTVLRSPSIVDMSFGRISFNLNNEYKIDTLGSKLTLDLDYSLFKNRSDMDYVYRTEHPNTGALFYPEEREHSNMPTDIDIYVGKLDYIKPLKKGSLEAGLKYSNVKSDNNMMFERLVGSTWENVEDRTNHFIYTEQISAGYVDYSRPLGKKWSAKVGVRAEYTISDGNLVTNNSTVKRDYLDFFPSANIGYNINENHILSLSYAKKVSRPNYRSLNPFRYYIDKLTYQLGNPYVNPQYTHGFSLNYTLMKMFNFTLGTDITNDAIVESMGQDSIRTWVTKENLGKSVTSYLNMNIPYRVGKFWTMNNNITALYMHFKGPIAGYEIDKGSFFIQGNSYHNFRLGQQWSAEATINGNTPFVYNLFKIHARIGVDIGANYNFKDQKSSLKLAVTDVFRSNRNNLTTNFNEFQSKIRQYNDRQTVRLTYTYKFGNLKQQIRKSDSRNEEKDRVSQ
- a CDS encoding PspC domain-containing protein, whose translation is MNKTIIININSIVFHIEEDAYETLRSYMIEIKRHFGKSEDSREILEDIENRIAEMFSERIQTGRKEVINREDVDQVIAQMGRVSDFESEFSEEPRVEEPASAQAAFSSEPQPEEPALGGEAQAEEQKVDSEPSFTEYLTSKKLMRDPDDKIIGGVCSGLGHYFNIEAKWVRIIFVLFFLFGGSGVLLYFVLMAVMPKAITRADRLAMRGEQPNLQNFKKSFDEEMKGVRENFSGAGEHFNRGARSVGDSLGRIFSVIGKVLAVLLLIFAGLNVVGIFIFFVFNALNLMGYQNPIFFPPLEIMDSTSGFFALLAGTLAVGIPFLALFFIMLRVVFKSNPMNNYASMSLWAAWVGSIVMILYFVIVTNQDFIEESTISVEKPLEKKDTYILSMNDVRVIKTSDEEFSKKNLNLGKYGLIGNHLRDDIGIRFEPLDSLKAPYLQYNYQAKGNSYGDASARASKIKYQVVQNGENILFDSHFALQEKQLIRDQRVQMVVYLPVGTTVMLNRDLDYKVRDIWAYDCRVNDEAKYAEFTMTKDGLKCVAKLKEEKEKALEDAKEDAEKRAKEAKERAEDLEKEAKELEKEKKKENSEAAAGDGESSAADSRA
- a CDS encoding PadR family transcriptional regulator; the encoded protein is MIAENTQTQMRKGILEYCILSIISRGEIYASDIISELKKAELLVVEGTLYPLLTRLKNNGLLSYSWKESTSGPPRKYYQITAEGMEVLKKLDVTWKELLFAVETSLQNREL
- a CDS encoding VanZ family protein, translating into MNWIINYAWAILWAIIMMVLLLLPPNNLPSVGYFPGFDKLVHTGCFYLLTTLIIFGRVVDTKRRATKLKTFIIVFCVASVFAFMTEAAQMYFTKTRQADWHDIFADYVGIGMALFSYLLLYNRKFQY